Proteins found in one Arcobacter sp. F155 genomic segment:
- a CDS encoding 7-carboxy-7-deazaguanine synthase QueE gives MSLLEVNEIFGPTIQGEGKLVGTPSIFIRLGKCNFRCEGFSVEYETPSGIKKCSCDSYYAVDMAFKDQWQKMTAEDVIKDVLQLEPNYKIDIVITGGEPLLYWKNEEFQNLLKHYVENNYKVTIETNGSLNIDLTETYQKQILFSMSVKLSNSLEPLKKRININTLTKIINETDGSYLKFVIDEDFKEQASKEIKELTAQLPKVDVYLMPMGDTAKQINENSEAVINLSIENGYKYCDRLHIRVWDNKRGV, from the coding sequence ATGTCTTTGCTTGAAGTTAATGAAATCTTTGGTCCTACAATTCAAGGAGAAGGAAAACTAGTTGGTACTCCTTCTATTTTTATAAGACTTGGGAAGTGTAACTTTAGATGTGAAGGTTTCAGCGTAGAGTATGAAACGCCAAGTGGCATTAAAAAATGCTCATGTGATTCATATTATGCTGTAGATATGGCATTTAAAGACCAATGGCAAAAGATGACTGCAGAAGATGTAATCAAAGATGTTTTACAACTTGAACCTAACTACAAAATTGATATTGTTATTACTGGTGGAGAACCTCTTCTATATTGGAAAAATGAAGAGTTTCAAAACTTATTAAAGCATTATGTAGAGAATAATTATAAAGTAACTATTGAAACTAATGGCTCATTAAATATAGATTTAACTGAAACTTATCAGAAACAAATACTATTTTCTATGAGTGTAAAACTATCAAACTCTTTAGAACCTTTAAAGAAAAGAATTAATATAAATACACTAACAAAAATCATCAATGAAACAGATGGTTCTTACTTAAAATTTGTTATTGATGAAGACTTTAAAGAACAAGCTAGCAAAGAGATAAAAGAGCTAACAGCTCAACTACCAAAAGTAGATGTATACTTAATGCCAATGGGAGATACAGCAAAACAAATAAATGAAAATAGTGAGGCCGTTATTAACCTCTCAATTGAAAATGGATATAAGTATTGCGATAGACTTCATATAAGAGTTTGGGACAATAAAAGAGGTGTTTAA
- a CDS encoding 6-carboxytetrahydropterin synthase has translation MTWKISKSFDFCYGHRVWSQTLNSEYSLDPCLKCRHLHGHQGKIVIFLEAQKLKDGMVTDFKHLNWFKQFLDDVLDHKFILDINDPLYPTLLPHIKKEDLIHFEEGYYIPNIDKIKDEQSHIKEMYEGYVIVDFVPTSENLSAWFLEIASKKMQKLGVKVSSVEFAETPKSKSHVFA, from the coding sequence TTGACGTGGAAAATTTCAAAATCATTTGATTTTTGTTATGGACATAGAGTTTGGTCTCAAACTTTAAATAGTGAATATTCACTAGATCCATGTTTAAAGTGTAGACACCTGCATGGACATCAAGGTAAAATTGTGATTTTTTTAGAAGCTCAAAAATTAAAAGATGGAATGGTTACAGACTTTAAACACTTAAACTGGTTTAAACAGTTTTTAGATGATGTATTAGACCATAAATTTATTCTTGATATAAATGACCCACTATACCCTACTTTACTTCCTCACATAAAAAAAGAGGATTTAATTCATTTTGAAGAGGGTTATTATATTCCTAATATAGATAAAATTAAAGATGAGCAGAGTCATATAAAAGAGATGTATGAAGGATATGTAATAGTTGACTTTGTACCTACAAGTGAAAATCTATCAGCTTGGTTTTTAGAAATAGCAAGCAAAAAAATGCAAAAACTTGGAGTTAAAGTTTCAAGTGTAGAGTTTGCAGAAACTCCAAAAAGCAAAAGTCATGTCTTTGCTTGA
- the queC gene encoding 7-cyano-7-deazaguanine synthase QueC: protein MSSTSKKAVCILSGGMDSTLASYIAKNDGYEIIAVHFNYGQRTEKRELQAFRDICEDLQIKEKYEIDIPFFTQIGASALTDNSIDVPTSGVEDGVPVTYVPFRNGIFLSIASAIAEKEEASALYIGVVEEDSSGYPDCTDDFIYKMTNAINQGTKESTKIEIKTPLVHLMKDEIVKKSIELDVPLKHTWSCYKEEEAACGICDSCRLRLNGFKKANSTDPIKYKG from the coding sequence ATGAGTAGTACATCAAAAAAAGCAGTTTGTATTTTAAGTGGAGGAATGGACTCTACTTTAGCTTCATATATAGCAAAAAATGATGGTTACGAGATTATTGCAGTTCATTTTAACTATGGACAAAGAACAGAAAAAAGAGAGCTTCAAGCCTTTAGAGATATTTGTGAAGATTTACAAATTAAAGAAAAATATGAAATTGATATTCCTTTCTTCACACAAATCGGTGCTAGTGCTCTTACAGATAATAGCATAGATGTTCCAACAAGTGGAGTTGAAGATGGTGTTCCTGTAACTTATGTACCTTTTAGAAATGGAATTTTCCTTTCTATTGCAAGTGCAATTGCAGAAAAAGAAGAAGCAAGTGCATTATACATTGGAGTTGTTGAAGAAGATAGTTCTGGTTATCCAGATTGTACTGATGACTTTATCTATAAAATGACTAATGCAATTAACCAAGGAACAAAAGAGTCAACAAAAATAGAGATAAAAACTCCATTAGTTCATTTAATGAAAGATGAAATAGTAAAGAAATCTATAGAGTTAGATGTTCCATTAAAACATACTTGGTCATGCTACAAGGAAGAAGAAGCTGCTTGTGGTATATGTGATTCTTGTAGACTAAGGCTAAATGGGTTTAAAAAAGCCAACTCAACTGACCCAATAAAATACAAGGGATAA
- a CDS encoding molybdopterin molybdotransferase MoeA, translating to MALSVDNALKTISELIVNPKFEIIPIEESINRICAQDINAKLALPRFNNSAMDGYGFRFEDINKELNIIDTVFAGDNKDITLKEATCIKIMTGAVVPDDVNVIAPKENCTVLDNGNVLINDKTLKEYSHIRFVGEDVNIDDKVLSKGDEINFADITLLSSQGISYINVYKKPKVVVFASGEELKLHYEKIEDHQIYNSNTPTLLTRCKEFNCDVTFIGQARDSIESLQELIKNSLDADLIVTSGGVSVGDADFTNEAFLSLDFKQIFRGIEIKPGKPTIFGKIENTFILNLPGNPLASALIFEVFGKVLLQKLLGSNSIFHGTINAKLGTDLKNKKGRITIIPGLFDGEYFFPEDKRLPGMVSTLSRSNCMIALSEDISSLKKDAIVKLLPINWKFFRKDYKDFITYE from the coding sequence ATGGCATTAAGCGTAGATAATGCATTAAAAACAATCTCAGAATTAATAGTAAATCCTAAATTTGAAATCATCCCAATAGAAGAATCTATAAATAGAATTTGTGCCCAAGACATAAATGCGAAGTTGGCACTTCCAAGATTTAACAACTCTGCTATGGATGGTTATGGCTTTAGATTTGAAGATATAAATAAAGAACTAAATATAATCGATACAGTTTTTGCAGGTGATAATAAAGATATCACTCTTAAAGAAGCAACTTGCATAAAAATCATGACAGGAGCAGTTGTTCCTGATGATGTAAATGTTATAGCACCAAAAGAGAATTGCACAGTTTTAGATAATGGAAATGTTCTAATAAATGATAAAACTTTAAAAGAATACTCTCATATACGATTTGTAGGTGAAGATGTAAATATTGATGATAAAGTATTAAGTAAAGGTGATGAAATAAATTTTGCTGATATTACACTACTTAGTTCTCAGGGTATTTCATACATAAATGTTTATAAAAAACCAAAGGTAGTTGTTTTTGCAAGTGGTGAAGAGTTAAAACTTCACTATGAAAAAATAGAAGACCATCAAATTTATAACTCAAATACCCCTACTCTTTTAACAAGATGCAAAGAGTTTAATTGTGATGTAACTTTTATAGGTCAAGCAAGGGACTCAATTGAATCATTACAAGAGCTAATAAAAAACTCACTTGATGCTGATTTAATTGTTACTTCTGGGGGAGTTTCTGTTGGAGATGCTGACTTTACAAACGAGGCATTTTTAAGTTTAGATTTTAAACAAATTTTTAGAGGTATTGAAATAAAACCAGGTAAGCCAACTATTTTTGGAAAAATAGAAAATACCTTTATTTTAAATTTACCAGGTAATCCTCTTGCTTCAGCTTTAATTTTTGAAGTTTTTGGAAAAGTTCTACTTCAAAAACTTTTAGGTTCTAATTCAATTTTTCATGGAACAATAAATGCAAAATTAGGAACTGATTTAAAAAATAAAAAAGGAAGAATTACTATAATTCCAGGTTTATTTGATGGAGAGTATTTCTTTCCAGAAGACAAAAGACTTCCAGGAATGGTATCTACCTTAAGTAGAAGTAACTGTATGATAGCACTTAGTGAAGATATCTCATCTTTAAAAAAAGATGCAATAGTTAAACTTCTACCAATAAATTGGAAATTTTTTAGAAAAGATTATAAGGATTTTATAACATATGAGTAG
- a CDS encoding 16S rRNA (uracil(1498)-N(3))-methyltransferase, which yields MQFTYHQEASQEFLTVDNETYKYLFKARRHKIEDEIYFRNLDDKNIYLYKVIEISRKDARLQLVSFEERIVENDKKLHLAWCVVDPKTVEKNIASLNELGLEKITFIYCEYSQKNFKLNLEKLEKILLNSSSQCGRSSIIKLEICKSLDEFLSVNKNVYLLDFSKQNIETKKDEIETLLLGCEGGFSETERETFDTDKIVGFNSNLILRSETAAISAVSKIII from the coding sequence ATGCAGTTTACTTATCACCAAGAAGCTTCACAAGAGTTTTTAACTGTTGATAATGAAACTTATAAGTATTTATTTAAAGCTAGACGTCATAAAATTGAAGATGAAATATACTTTAGAAATTTAGATGATAAAAATATCTACCTTTATAAAGTTATTGAAATCAGTAGAAAAGATGCAAGACTACAACTTGTATCTTTTGAAGAAAGAATTGTAGAAAATGATAAAAAGCTACACCTTGCTTGGTGTGTTGTTGATCCTAAGACAGTTGAAAAGAATATTGCTTCATTAAATGAATTAGGACTAGAAAAAATTACATTTATATATTGTGAGTATTCACAAAAAAACTTCAAGTTAAACCTTGAAAAATTAGAAAAAATACTACTTAACTCTTCTTCTCAATGTGGAAGAAGTTCTATCATAAAATTAGAAATTTGTAAATCTTTAGATGAGTTTTTATCAGTAAATAAAAATGTTTATCTTTTAGATTTTTCAAAGCAGAATATAGAGACTAAAAAAGATGAAATAGAAACTTTATTATTAGGTTGTGAAGGTGGTTTTTCAGAAACAGAAAGAGAAACTTTTGATACTGATAAAATAGTTGGGTTTAATTCAAATTTGATTTTAAGAAGTGAAACAGCTGCAATAAGCGCAGTTTCTAAGATTATTATATAA
- a CDS encoding c-type cytochrome — MRELKILAVVVAFTLVTYWGVEPFAHSQMHPHVDPADYKFTDVQEDVKDVKALSGNAQNGAALVQANCTACHSIEKEGFPQLMDNASAAAAYGVVPPDLSTAGKIYNADYLAAFIKDPVKASKVGHKFQDGRVHPMPGYGWMQPQEIADMVAYLQSIAPAEMTNKEVFVDACQRCHGIKYGDMKGGSMAAKTPDENIKAYMGKLPPDLSQYIRSRGESYLHTFVNDPQKHLEGTAMPRVGLTEEAETQAIKYMEEVGDSKKAEREALGPKFLIYLVIFAIFAWLWKASKWREVH, encoded by the coding sequence ATGAGAGAATTAAAAATTTTAGCAGTTGTAGTAGCATTTACTCTTGTTACTTACTGGGGTGTTGAGCCATTTGCTCACTCTCAGATGCATCCACATGTAGATCCAGCTGATTATAAATTCACTGATGTACAAGAAGATGTTAAAGATGTTAAAGCTTTAAGTGGAAACGCTCAAAATGGTGCAGCATTAGTTCAAGCTAACTGTACTGCTTGTCACTCTATTGAGAAAGAAGGTTTCCCTCAATTAATGGATAACGCTAGCGCTGCTGCAGCTTATGGTGTTGTTCCACCAGATTTATCTACTGCAGGTAAAATTTACAATGCTGATTATTTAGCTGCGTTTATTAAAGATCCTGTAAAAGCTTCTAAAGTTGGTCACAAATTCCAAGATGGAAGAGTTCATCCAATGCCAGGTTATGGTTGGATGCAACCACAAGAGATTGCTGATATGGTAGCATATTTACAATCTATTGCTCCTGCTGAAATGACTAACAAAGAAGTATTCGTAGATGCTTGTCAAAGATGTCACGGTATTAAATATGGAGATATGAAAGGTGGTTCTATGGCTGCTAAAACTCCAGATGAAAATATCAAAGCATATATGGGTAAACTTCCTCCAGATTTATCACAATACATTAGATCAAGAGGTGAGTCTTACTTACATACTTTTGTTAATGATCCTCAAAAACACTTAGAGGGTACAGCTATGCCTAGAGTTGGTTTAACTGAAGAAGCAGAAACGCAAGCTATTAAATATATGGAAGAAGTTGGTGATTCTAAAAAAGCTGAAAGAGAAGCTTTAGGTCCTAAATTCTTAATCTATTTAGTTATTTTCGCGATTTTCGCTTGGTTATGGAAAGCAAGTAAATGGAGAGAAGTTCACTAA
- a CDS encoding cytochrome bc complex cytochrome b subunit produces the protein MAKFEKANSVGEWLDQRLNTTALTKVLMTEYWIPKDINFLWAMGVLLAVTFKILVISGLFLMMYYKPDVALAFDSVNYTIMQEVAYGWLFRHMHGVAASVVFLIIYIHMFTGIYYGSYKQGREMIWISGMLLFMTFSAAGFSGYMLPWGQMSYWAAMVITNLFGGVPVIGDALVVWIRGDFNVADATLTRFFMLHVFLLPIVIMGVIGLHFYTLRIPHVNNQEGADIDYDAEAEKYLSGNKKESKVIPFWPVFISKDFAILGIFLIFYFYLVFFHYNFAMDPVNFDPADAMVTPAHIYPEWYFLWSYEVLRGFFFDVGPIKAFDIGLAAFGFANVIFLVLPWLDRDPAILPAHKRPGFRVWFWILMVDLIVLTVYGKLPPTGINAWVGFASASVFILLFVALPFVTKSDAKKRGA, from the coding sequence ATGGCAAAATTTGAAAAAGCTAACTCTGTAGGTGAGTGGTTAGACCAAAGACTTAATACTACAGCATTAACTAAAGTTTTAATGACTGAGTACTGGATTCCAAAAGATATTAACTTCTTATGGGCAATGGGTGTTCTTTTAGCAGTAACATTTAAAATCTTAGTTATTTCTGGTCTATTCTTAATGATGTACTACAAGCCAGATGTTGCATTAGCATTTGACTCTGTAAACTATACAATCATGCAAGAAGTTGCTTATGGTTGGTTATTTAGACATATGCATGGTGTTGCAGCTTCGGTTGTATTCTTAATTATCTATATTCACATGTTTACTGGAATCTACTATGGTTCTTATAAGCAAGGTAGAGAGATGATTTGGATTTCTGGTATGTTATTATTTATGACATTCTCAGCTGCTGGATTCTCTGGATATATGTTACCATGGGGACAAATGTCTTACTGGGCTGCAATGGTTATTACTAACTTATTTGGTGGTGTTCCAGTTATTGGTGATGCTTTAGTTGTATGGATCAGAGGTGACTTCAACGTTGCTGATGCTACATTAACTAGATTCTTCATGTTACACGTATTCTTATTACCTATCGTAATTATGGGTGTTATTGGATTACACTTCTATACATTAAGAATTCCTCACGTTAATAATCAAGAGGGTGCAGATATCGATTATGATGCGGAAGCTGAAAAATATCTATCTGGAAACAAAAAAGAATCTAAAGTTATTCCTTTCTGGCCAGTATTTATTTCTAAAGACTTTGCTATTTTAGGTATTTTCTTAATTTTCTATTTCTACTTAGTGTTCTTCCACTATAACTTTGCTATGGACCCAGTTAACTTCGACCCAGCAGATGCAATGGTAACTCCAGCGCACATTTACCCAGAGTGGTATTTCTTATGGTCATATGAAGTATTAAGAGGTTTCTTCTTTGATGTTGGTCCTATTAAAGCATTTGATATTGGTTTAGCAGCATTTGGATTTGCAAATGTTATTTTCTTAGTATTACCATGGTTAGACAGAGATCCTGCAATTTTACCAGCACATAAAAGACCTGGATTTAGAGTATGGTTCTGGATTTTAATGGTTGACTTAATTGTATTAACTGTTTATGGTAAATTACCTCCAACAGGTATTAATGCTTGGGTTGGATTCGCTTCAGCTTCAGTATTTATTTTATTATTTGTAGCATTACCATTTGTTACGAAATCAGATGCTAAAAAGAGAGGTGCATAA
- a CDS encoding Rieske 2Fe-2S domain-containing protein — translation MSNDTNRRDFLGYSFAAVAAVGGAAALVGMKQVWDPLPSVLASGFTNVELNGLKAGEPITVMWRGKPIFVLKKTADMEKSDRDLIIGEDRYTVAIGLCTHLGCIPAWKKTQWKCACHGGEFNASGKQTFGPPPRPLDLPPFAVQGSQIVLGEEGPEYKKIAAAMATA, via the coding sequence ATGTCTAACGATACAAATAGACGGGATTTTCTAGGTTATTCATTTGCAGCTGTTGCGGCAGTTGGTGGAGCTGCTGCACTTGTTGGTATGAAACAAGTGTGGGATCCATTACCAAGTGTATTAGCTAGCGGATTTACGAATGTTGAGCTTAACGGACTAAAAGCTGGTGAACCGATCACTGTTATGTGGAGAGGTAAACCAATTTTTGTTCTTAAGAAAACTGCAGATATGGAAAAGTCAGATAGAGATTTAATCATCGGTGAAGATAGATACACTGTTGCTATTGGTCTTTGTACTCACTTAGGTTGTATTCCAGCATGGAAGAAAACACAATGGAAATGTGCATGTCACGGTGGTGAGTTTAATGCAAGTGGTAAACAAACTTTTGGACCTCCTCCAAGACCTCTTGATTTACCTCCATTCGCTGTTCAAGGTTCTCAGATTGTTCTTGGTGAAGAAGGACCTGAATACAAAAAAATCGCTGCTGCGATGGCAACGGCATAA
- the thrC gene encoding threonine synthase, whose protein sequence is MNFIETRGNDGINPKEVSFSDAILSPSASFGGLYVPKELPQLEENFLQNHINSSYKELAYDILKAFEIDIEEEEIKKALDLYDNFDDASNPCPVVKVKDDLFVHEQYHGPTRAFKDMALQPFGSILSSIAKKRDEKYLILAATSGDTGPAALNTFKNKENIQIACMYPDGGTSDVQRLQMVCEDGHNQKIIGIKGNFDDAQNALKNLLSSQSFKDELENDGIKLSAANSVNFGRIIFQIIYHFWSYIQLLKQDEIKFGEKIYLVVPSGNFGNVLGGFYAKHMGVPIQKLLVASNENNILTEWINTGIYDIRDKELILTKSPAMDILKSSNIERVMFSLFGAKRTKELFDNLNKDNIFTLTEDETKLLQEEFSAINSDDAYGAKIIKSYLDDGYLMDPHTATCIKAYENLREEKLKTVIYSTAEWTKFSPTVLNALNEDSKTYADKEALEEISSKFNANLPQSISSLFGSKINHNIIIEKEKIEEEIVKFIRD, encoded by the coding sequence ATGAATTTTATAGAAACAAGAGGAAATGACGGTATAAATCCAAAAGAAGTTAGCTTCTCAGATGCAATTTTAAGTCCAAGTGCATCTTTTGGTGGATTATATGTACCTAAAGAATTACCACAACTAGAAGAAAACTTTTTACAAAACCATATTAATTCTTCATATAAAGAGCTTGCATACGATATTTTAAAAGCTTTTGAAATTGATATTGAAGAAGAGGAAATCAAAAAAGCTCTTGACCTTTATGATAACTTTGATGATGCATCAAACCCTTGTCCAGTAGTAAAAGTAAAAGATGACTTATTTGTACATGAACAATACCATGGACCAACAAGAGCTTTCAAAGATATGGCTTTACAACCTTTTGGTTCTATTCTTTCTTCAATTGCTAAAAAAAGAGATGAAAAATATTTAATTTTAGCTGCTACATCTGGTGATACTGGGCCAGCTGCATTAAATACATTTAAAAATAAAGAGAATATTCAAATCGCTTGTATGTATCCAGATGGTGGAACATCAGATGTACAAAGACTTCAAATGGTATGTGAAGATGGTCACAACCAAAAAATTATTGGTATCAAAGGAAATTTTGATGATGCACAAAATGCATTAAAAAATCTTCTTAGTTCTCAATCATTTAAAGATGAGTTAGAAAATGATGGCATTAAACTAAGTGCTGCAAACTCAGTAAACTTTGGAAGAATTATTTTCCAAATTATCTATCACTTCTGGTCATATATTCAACTTCTTAAACAAGATGAAATTAAATTTGGAGAAAAAATCTATTTAGTTGTTCCATCTGGAAACTTTGGAAATGTACTTGGTGGATTCTATGCAAAACATATGGGTGTTCCAATTCAAAAACTTTTAGTAGCTTCAAATGAAAACAATATTTTAACTGAGTGGATTAATACTGGTATTTATGATATCAGAGATAAAGAGCTTATTCTTACAAAATCTCCTGCAATGGATATTTTAAAATCTTCAAATATCGAAAGAGTTATGTTCTCACTATTTGGTGCAAAAAGAACAAAAGAGTTATTTGATAATCTAAATAAAGATAACATCTTTACACTAACAGAAGATGAAACAAAACTTTTACAAGAAGAGTTCTCAGCTATAAACTCTGATGATGCATATGGAGCAAAAATTATCAAATCATATTTAGATGATGGATATTTAATGGACCCACATACTGCAACTTGTATAAAAGCATATGAGAATTTAAGAGAAGAGAAACTAAAAACAGTAATTTATTCAACTGCTGAATGGACAAAATTCTCTCCAACAGTATTAAATGCTTTAAATGAAGATAGCAAAACTTATGCGGATAAAGAAGCATTAGAAGAGATTTCATCTAAATTTAACGCAAACTTACCACAATCAATTTCTTCACTTTTTGGATCGAAAATAAACCATAATATTATCATCGAAAAAGAAAAAATAGAAGAGGAAATCGTAAAATTTATTAGAGACTAA